GCGAGGAGCAGGCTAGGGATAACCCCAAGATCTTGTTCAAGTTTGTGTGTGGTAGTTCGTATTCGCACATCGACGAGGTGACTCTGGTTGGACCTTTGGCTCAGTAGGGCGATTGAGGAGGGTGAATGGTCATATCTGGTTACAGACAGGAGTTTCTTTATCTCATTCCGCGCCTGTCTACTAGATTTGGCGGTAATAGTAATGTAACATCCTATGAGAATTATCCACCCAGGATATTCACGTTCATTTCTCACTATTAGTACACAGAACAGATGGTGTCTCGATTCTCTGCATAACCCGGTCTTCTAGAGTCCTGAAGGGGTCTATTCGCTTAGCCGTCGAGGAGTGTTCTCGTAGCAGCCCCTTACGAGTTGGAACCACAAGCTCAGTAATGACATTTCCACATAAATAATGTGCTATTGGCGTTCCCAGATGAGAAGTCTCGCTCGAACTGCATTGATCCTCTATCATTCATGAAGATGTTTCGAAACAAAGTCTGACACTGACCTGGGCCCGTGTAAGTGGTCCCCAGAATTCACAGCTTTAACCCACATTGACAACATTGCGTGGAACTCAAGTAACCCCGACCACTACTCCAACAGCGCAATCATTGTTTTCTGCCCAATAAACCCATAGCCCCTTGTTTTTACGAGTTAGTTGATGTAAAATGCAACGTTTAGAGCGCCCTCTACCAAGTTCAAAACAGTCACGTGATATTTACACCACCACGGTCAAAGCGAAATCGCTGAGACACTCGCTGGCCTGATTGACATCACCACAACATCGGCCTACCTTGACCCGAGAACATCATGTCTGCCCCCTCAATTGCCATGCGCGCCGGCGCCCGTCGAGCTTTTCAGCAGTTGAGACCAATTGAGGCCTCTAGCCGACGTCTCGTCCAGTATCCCCAGATCCGTTGCCTCTCATCTACGAGGTCGCTGGGGCAGTACACCACCCCCAACCCGAATCCACCTCTGGGCAAGAAGAATGCCTCGAATGATTCCCCCTCCCGCATTGGGTTGATTGGTGCTCGTGGCTATACCGGCCAGGCCTTGATTGATCTCTTCAATGAGCACCCATTCATGGACCTTCGGCATGTGTCCTCCCGAGAGCTCGCTGGCCAAGAGCTTGAGGGATACACCAAGCGCAAGCTCACCTACGAGAGCTTGATACCCGAGGACATTGCTCAGCTGGATAAGGACATCGACTGCTGGGTCATGGCTCTTCCCAATTCTGCCTGCAAGCCCTACATCGAGGCTATTGATCAGGCTCAGAAGAACAGCGATCACAagagcgtcgtcgtcgatatATCCGCCGACTATCGGTTTGATGACGCCTGGACTTATGGCCTACCTGAGATCACCAAGCGGTCCAAGATTGCTCAGTCTACCCGGATCTCTGTGCCTGGCTGTTACGCCACTGCTGCCCAGCTCAGCATTGCTCCCATCGTCGAGAACGACCTTCTTGGAGGCCAGCCTGTCGTCTTTGCCGTATCTGGATACTCAGGTGCTGGCACCAAGCCTTCTCCCAGGAACAATGTCGAAAACCTGACTGACAACCTCCTCCCCTATTCATTGACTGGTCACATTCATGAACGCGAGATCAACCATCATCTTGGTATTTCCGCTGCCTTTATTCCCCATGTGGCTTCTTGGTTCCGGTCAGTATTCCCTTTTCTCTAACTAAtttggcttttttttttaacaATATATGCAGGGGAATTCACCACACTGTCAATATCCCGCTTAACAAGCAGATTTCCTCTCGCGACATCAGGGAGCTGTTCCAGCAGCGCTACGACGGCGAGAAGTTGGTCAAGGTCGTTGGAGAGGCGCCGCTTGTCAAGGCAATCCAGGGACGTCACGGCGTTGAGATTGGAGGGTTCGCCGTTGATAAGACTGGCAAGCGTGTGGTCATGTAAGTGGTTGACAACCTTTGAAGGATTGATCATGCTAACTGTGTCCAGTTGTTCCACAATAGATAACCTGAACAAGGGAGCCAGTACTCAGTGCTTGCGTAAGTTTCTCTTTGATCAAGATATTCGTTTAGGTTCTAACGACATTTACAGAAAACATGAACCTGGCACTTGGTTATGCGGAATTTGAGGGCATTCCTACCATGTAAAGGCGTCAGCTAGATTAGATTATGGATACATAATGAGACAAGAGAACTCGAGAAGAGAGTGATCAAAATATCACCAAGGCGTATCTGGGGCGTCTAGCCGAAAAGGTAGAGTTCTACTCATCTCGACCCGATTCT
This genomic interval from Fusarium keratoplasticum isolate Fu6.1 chromosome 9, whole genome shotgun sequence contains the following:
- a CDS encoding Semialdhyde-dh domain-containing protein, which translates into the protein MSAPSIAMRAGARRAFQQLRPIEASSRRLVQYPQIRCLSSTRSLGQYTTPNPNPPLGKKNASNDSPSRIGLIGARGYTGQALIDLFNEHPFMDLRHVSSRELAGQELEGYTKRKLTYESLIPEDIAQLDKDIDCWVMALPNSACKPYIEAIDQAQKNSDHKSVVVDISADYRFDDAWTYGLPEITKRSKIAQSTRISVPGCYATAAQLSIAPIVENDLLGGQPVVFAVSGYSGAGTKPSPRNNVENLTDNLLPYSLTGHIHEREINHHLGISAAFIPHVASWFRGIHHTVNIPLNKQISSRDIRELFQQRYDGEKLVKVVGEAPLVKAIQGRHGVEIGGFAVDKTGKRVVICSTIDNLNKGASTQCLQNMNLALGYAEFEGIPTM